One part of the Lytechinus pictus isolate F3 Inbred chromosome 3, Lp3.0, whole genome shotgun sequence genome encodes these proteins:
- the LOC129257534 gene encoding traB domain-containing protein-like, whose product MDEEASGKPVLLETSGNVVDAEEVNGSQEVTVKNGTAATPAQSKVTKDEGYNADNLDASDGEGGAHEGSYQVNSDKESQGDSISDTGSYSPNTADVEDDDPSLEQGTYRKINSVDGTAGTPGAGGDQRDNHNDLLDQLLNQDQCDDSESELGSYHINTDKEDDDEGRYKDKEGLSEGEYDLSSNQESDVEETMDEVELLRMRALCRQEHTPDELPETVTKMTTEHGAQIYIVGTAHFSENSQNDVAKTIQAVQPDIVLLELCRGRLSILELDEETLLEEAKNFNLTKLRQSIKQSGVVGGIMQALLLNLSAHLTKELGMAPGGEFRRAVREAQTIPGCKVHLGDRPIQITLKRAMASLSPWQKLRLAWYLITSKEPITKEEVEKFKQKDLLEEMLGEMTGDFPALSRVFVSERDTYLSQSLKACSQPQPPSDDGFVYPAPIVVGVVGMGHVKGMVDMWDKPVTKEQLLEITSIPSPSLAGRLLKWSFRISMVTLLAWGCYRFTKWTNLSLW is encoded by the exons ATGGATGAAGAGGCCAGTGGCAAACCCGTTCTTCTGGAAACATCTG GAAATGTAGTTGATGCTGAAGAGGTCAATGGTAGTCAAGAAGTGACCGTTAAAAATGGTACAGCAGCTACTCCAGCACAAAGTAAGGTTACCAAGGATGAAGGCTACAATGCTGACAACCTAGATGCCAGTGATGGAGAGGGTGGGGCCCATGAAGGAAGCTACCAGGTGAATAGTGATAAAGAAAGCCAAGGGGACAGCATCAGTGATACCGGTAGCTACTCCCCAAACACTGCCGATGTCGAGGATGACGATCCGTCGCTCGAGCAAGGTACCTATCGCAAGATCAACAGTGTGGACGGGACAGCGGGCACTCCTGGTGCTGGCGGGGACCAAAGAGACAATCACAATGACCTCCTTGACCAGCTGCTGAACCAGGACCAGTGCGATGACAGCGAGAGCGAACTCGGAAGCTATCACATTAACACGGAcaaggaggatgatgatgagggaaGGTACAAGGATAAAGAAGGACTATCAGAAGGAGAGTATGACCTGAGCAGCAACCAGGAGTCAGATGTTGAGGAAACTATGGATGAGGTGGAGTTGCTGAGGATGAGGGCATTGTGCAGACAGGAACATACGCCTGATGAACTTCCAGAGACTGTTACAAAGATGACGACTGAACACGGAGCTCAAATATACATTGTTGGGACTGCTCATTTCAGTGAAAATAGCCAAAATGATGTTGCCAAG ACAATTCAGGCTGTTCAGCCTGATATTGTATTATTAGAACTCTGCCGGGGACGGCTCTCCATTTTGGAACTTGATGAAGAAACGCTACTAGAAGAGGCTAAAAATTTCAACCTTACTAAGTTAAGACAGTCGATCAAGCAG aGTGGTGTAGTTGGTGGTATCATGCAAGCTCTGCTCCTCAATCTCTCAGCACATCTCACTAAAGAACTTGGTATGGCACCAGGAGGAGAGTTCAGGAGAGCCGTCAGGGAG GCTCAGACGATACCAGGCTGCAAGGTCCATCTTGGAGATCGTCCCATTCAGATCACCCTAAAGAGAGCGATGGCATCATTATCACCGTGGCAGAAACTCAGATTAGCATGGTATCTCATCACCAGTAAAGAACCAATTAC GAAAGAGGAGGTGGAAAAGTTCAAGCAGAAGGACCTACTTGAGGAAATGCTCGGGGAGATGACTGGGGATTTCCCTGCCCTGAGTAGAGTGTTTGTCTCAGAGAGAGATACCTATCTATCCCAGTCGCTCAAGGCTTGCTCTCAGCCTCAACCTCCTAGTGATGATG GGTTTGTGTATCCAGCCCCTATAGTTGTTGGTGTTGTTGGCATGGGCCATGTAAAAGGAATGGTTGATATGTGGGACAAACCTGTAACAAAGGAGCAGCTCTTAGAAATCACAAG TATTCCAAGTCCATCTCTGGCTGGGCGTCTATTGAAATGGAGCTTCCGGATATCAATGGTCACTCTCCTGGCCTGGGGATGCTACCGGTTTACCAAGTGGACAAATTTATCACTATGGTAA